The Lysinibacillus irui sequence TAGTTTTATCTTTAAATGTATGTCTTTTTATAATCAAAATTTCCAAAAATGATTATCAAAGAATTAAAACAAACATAGTATGGATATGTATTTCTAGTACGTATATCATCTTTACTTTAACAATGTTGTTCGCCAACATAGGTAATATATCCTGAATATTCACCTATATTTTATAACAACTATATAGGTAGAAAATTTTACCATTATGAATAGGTTGGTCTATTTATAGTAAGTATTGGAATTTTAGGAGAGTTAATCAAGAATTGACGCTAAGTCAATTTACTCAAATAACAAGTGAAAGTATTACTTTAGAGATCACCCCTAATATATGGATATATCCTTTATTAGGAGGTGATCTCTTTTAATGATGTAATTCCGAAAAAAGGAAGTGAATAACTATAACTGTTGTATAAACGCACTCTTAACTTTCTCAAATTCATGTTGAGAAGTCTTCTTTAACTTGGGGAATTCTGAGGCTGAAATACATTATAGCACCTTCTATTGCTTGAGGATTAATTTTAATTAACTTTATAAGTTATTTCATTAACATACCCCAAAGCCAAATTAGTACTAGTATCTTTTATTTTACAAAGATTTGTGAAATAGTCTTCAAGTACCTCATTACTACACCCTAATTTTTCATGAACTATTGTGTCAGCTCTTAGAGGTGAATAAATGGATAGCAATTTTGATACGCATTTTCTTTTCACTTATTTCATTGGGAGAATATAAAATAAATCCCATTAGTGCACTTAAAAATGAAAACGCAATAATGATATAAATTGACTTTAAATCAAAAGCCATATTGGGATAATATCTTTGTCTTAAAATAGCTATAATAAAGAGTATAGATGCAAAGATAATCAAAAAATTCCAAATGATGCTTTGTACAAATTCGGAAAATTTTATATATGTATACCCCTTTACAATCCAAGCATTTTTTAAGGACAGGCACATACTGCCCTGATGTAACTGCACGTTCCCCATTAATCTAACTCATAAAGCTTATGTTTTACCTAAAAAACGTTATCCTCGCAATAAAGAAAAACCTTTCCGTCAACTGTCTCAAAATAATAGACATCTTTAAGATTAATCCGTTGAACCCTTCTATTGAAATTTTCAAATTATCACCTTCGAAATTCAAACTATTTCAGGTTAGATGTCCGTGATTTTACTAGTACCATAATGATTTGGAAATAACAACCTTCAGACCATTAGAGCATAATCAACTTTAATTCTTATTTTTTAATAAAACTTTATGTGGATATGTTATGGTGAAGCGTATTAAAAATTTTATATGAGATTATAGAAATACCCTTTTCTTCAACAATCAGGTGTATTTCTTTTATAAAAGGTTACTAAAGGGTGCTTCGGGTAGGATAAAGATATATTATAAACAATACAATTTCTTGTAACGAAAAGCATTTTAATTCTATTTATAAGTATCACAGTTAATAGTTAAGAAAAGGAGGGGGCAGGTGGAGGATTTAAGTGGAATCTATCAATCTTATGCAGATGAAGTAAAACGGTTTCTTATTTGTTTAACGTCGGATGTAGATTTAGCGGAAGAGTTAACACAAGAAACATTTTATCAAGCGGTTAAGTCAATCCATCGTTATAACGGTGATTGCAAAATATCTGTCTGGCTATGCCAGATTGCTAAACACACTTATTATAACTACTTAAAAAAGGAGAAGAACCATCATAATGCCAGTGTAGAAAATATGATGCAATTGGGTTTAGAAATCCCTTCAAACAAGGATTTACCAGAGGTTACGGTCATAAAGCGCAGTACACTGATTTCTATACATAAAGAAATTCATCGTTTACAGGAGCCATATCGGGAAATCTTTTTACTCAGAACATCGATTCAACTTAGTTTTAAAGAAATTGGTGAGATATTTGATAAAAGTGAAAACTGGGCAAGAGTGACCTATTATCGTGCGAAATTAAAACTATCAGAAAGGATTGATCCGCATGAATTGTAATATTATTAAAGATTTAATGCCATCTTATATGGATGAAATTTGTAGTGAAGAGACTGCAAAAGCTGTTGAAGAACATATAGAACACTGTGAAAAGTGTCAGCGAAACTTACAGATGATGAAGCAACCAACCAATAACATTCAAGTGATGTCAAAAGAAGTAACCGTAGCAAAAGAGCCTTTTAAACGAATTAATAAAAAACGACGTATTCAAGTGCTTATAGCAGTTATGATTACCTTTATGATGACAATAATAGGAGCATGGATCGTACAAGATGTTGGGGTTGTCAATGACATCTTTTTCCCAGATGAGTGGGGAATTGCAACTGTACCGGATGATAAGGAAGAATGGGAGGGTGTAAAGTTTAATGATCAAAACTATATCATATTTGATAGTATTTTTTGGAGAAAAGCAATCGTGAATCATGCGAATAATGAAAAGAACGTGTTAGTAAGAGTAAAAGATGATAACGACAATATAGTCATTGATGCAGTGCAAGTGCCGGCAGGAACAAGTGTGAAATTAGAGGGCTTGAAAAGACATGAAAAATATTATATTGAAATCAAAGCGCCACAAGGTAAATTTACTATTAATGCGATATGAGAAAAAACGATACTAGTCATATATATTGAATTATTTCTCAAGAAAAGGGCAGTTTGTTTGAGAAAAGTAAACGTATAATTTTATATTGAAATGGTGAAGGATTGAATTTTAAGTTTGTTTTGGCATTTATTCTATTTCAGTATAAAAAACGCTAACCGAATGATTAACGTTTTATACATGATTGAGGGAACACGCAAGTGTATTTGGTGTATACTATATTAGATTCAAAAAACGATTTCGAATAATGAAAGCCCTCAAGTTTCTAAAGTAAGAATGAACAATTGGATTATAAGGAGCCGTTTTCTAATATAGAGTTGGAGTCGGAGGAGAACAACGGAAGGAGTCGATGTCTCTTAAAGCAATTGAATATTGATTCCATCTTCCACCGAAAAACCTGTAGCCATAAGCTCTTTCGTGACCCACAGTAGTCAAGAAGAACCAGAAATTGTCACCGTTTCTAAGCCACATATACGTGAAACGAAATAAACAATTTTCAAGCCCCCTTGGATTCTGGCCATAGAAAGGCATTTCTTCCATATATCGCATATGTCAGATTCACTCCTTTTTAAAATTAGACTTATAACCAGTTTATGCCTAAGGTCAGAGCTTAGGTTGGATGTATGCCCTGCATAGTTTTTGTAGA is a genomic window containing:
- a CDS encoding zf-HC2 domain-containing protein; translated protein: MNCNIIKDLMPSYMDEICSEETAKAVEEHIEHCEKCQRNLQMMKQPTNNIQVMSKEVTVAKEPFKRINKKRRIQVLIAVMITFMMTIIGAWIVQDVGVVNDIFFPDEWGIATVPDDKEEWEGVKFNDQNYIIFDSIFWRKAIVNHANNEKNVLVRVKDDNDNIVIDAVQVPAGTSVKLEGLKRHEKYYIEIKAPQGKFTINAI
- a CDS encoding RNA polymerase sigma factor, with protein sequence MEDLSGIYQSYADEVKRFLICLTSDVDLAEELTQETFYQAVKSIHRYNGDCKISVWLCQIAKHTYYNYLKKEKNHHNASVENMMQLGLEIPSNKDLPEVTVIKRSTLISIHKEIHRLQEPYREIFLLRTSIQLSFKEIGEIFDKSENWARVTYYRAKLKLSERIDPHEL